In Candidatus Cloacimonadota bacterium, the DNA window CCTTGTTAGCAGGAGCACTGCTAGCCAAAGGAACCTGTGATCAGGGAAGAAGTGAGCCTACATCGGCGGTATTCAATCCAAACGTAATGCAATTAGTCGATGAAACGAATGATGAACTTAAAACAAACATCAACCAACAAGTAACAGGCAGCCGCGATTGGCAGGTCATTAAAAGTGAAGATTTTGAAGGAGCCTGGCCGAATGATTGGGATTGCTATTCAGATGCAACAATAGATTGTTATTGGAGTGATAACAATGATAATTCATCCGTAGGTTCTTGGAGCGGTTGGTGTGCAGATGGTGGCGACGATGCTCCCACAGAACAAATCTATCCAAATGACATGAACGCCTGGATGGTTTATGGACCCTTCAGCCTGGCAGATGCCGTTGATGCAGATATCGAATATGACCTCTGGTACGAAACAGAATCAGATTATGACTACTTCAAATTAATGGCTTCCATAGATGGTACAAATTATTATGGTTTACAATGGTCTGGTTCTTCTGGTGGTTGGCAATATGAGAATTTTGATCTCACTGATGTTTACACTCTTGGTGATCTGACAGGTCAGCCCGAGGTTTGGATTGCCTACATATTTACCAGCGATTACAGCATTAACTATGAAGGTGCTTATGTTGATGAAATTTACATCTGGAAAGATACTGGAGATGAATTGCTTATGGAAGATTTCAGCTCTGGAACATTCCCGCCAGCCGGCTGGAGTGTAATGGGTGATGGACAGGAAAATTGGAGCGAAGTTGGAACTGACAATGCCGGTGGCACAGTTCCGGAATTAGAATTCAGTTGGACTCCATCATTTGTAGGAAGCAGCTACTTTACATCTCCTGTAATTGCTACAGCAGGAATGAATTCAGTAAATTTGGAATATACACATATGCTGGATGATTATGATGGGGCCGGATATTCAATTGGGATAGCCACAACTAGTAACGGTGGAACAACCTGGAATGTAGCTTCACAAGTTTTCCCAACTGGAGATATTGGGCCGGAAAGTGTTAGTCTTACAATTAATACTCCAGATGTTGGCTCAAACAATTTCCAAGTTGCTTTCTGGTTTGACGGTGATAGTTTCAGCCTTGATTATTGGTATATTGATGATATAGCTCTATTTTCTGGAACTGAAGCGGGACAGATCGTTCAACTTACAAATCAGTTGAATGCAAACTATCCAAATCCATTCAATCCAACAACTACAATTTCTTTCTCACTTGTTCAGCCAGCTTATACTATTTTGAGTATTTACAATGTGAAGGGAGAATTGGTCAAAACACTAATCAGTGATCAATTAACAGCAAATGATCATACTGTAACCTGGAATGGAAAAGATAATACAGGAAAAACTGCAGCCAGCGGAGTATATTTTTATAAACTAAAATCCGGTAATTATACTTCCAGCCGCAAGATGCTGATGCTGAAATAGACATAATTTGATAAAAAGAAGTTCCGTGTTAATATGTTAATAGGAACTTCTTTTTTTTTGTTTTGTGCGATTTTCTTGACACATTTCTTCAACTAATTAGAAATTTGAATTCAGATAAATAAAAGAATGATCGCAGGTTTCGAAATCAGGTTTTGTAAAGTGATGTGTTAACCAAATTCAGAGGAGAAGAAAAAATGAAAAAAGTATTTGTACTTTTGTTTTGTTTAGTATTTGCAGTATCAGCTTTTGCTTTTGAGCAAGGCACAAAAACCGTTGGTGGCTGGATCGGATTTGAAAGCTACAAAATGAATTCAGATGCAGATCCGGTAAATGCTATTGAGATCATGCCCTGGGGTGGTTATTTCGTAATTGACAATGTATGTGTAGATGTATTATTAAGTTACGTGAATGCAAATTCTGATGCTTGGGATGATCCAATGACAGAATTTGCTTTTGGTTTAGGTGGTCGCTATTTTTATGATAAAATTTACGGTGGCGCTGGTTTTATGATGGAATCTACTGATAATGGAGCTAATAAATTCAGCGCAAATTATTTAGCTTTTTATGCTGGATATCTTTATCCAATCGCAGGAAATATTTATCTGGATGCCGGTGTATTATATGAAATGGGCCTTGGTAAATACGGCGGCGACTGGGATGATGTTGACAATGAAGAATCCGGTTTCGACGTAGGTGTTGGCATCGATATTTTCTTTAAATAGAAATATCTTCAATCATTTTTTAAAATCCCGGCTTCGGTCGGGATTTTTTTGTTTATCTTGACGGTTGGACATTTAAATATTTGTTTTAGTCAGAGAAATAAAATTTGGAAATAATATGAAAAGAATAATCTTAATGCGTCATGGAAAATCCAGCTGGAAAGATGCAGGCCTGGATGATTTTGATCGTCCTCTCAAAAAAAGAGGAAGGCGCGATTCACCTTTTATGGCAGAATTTCTAAAAAATGAAAACCTGATTCCAGAAATGATCTTCTCATCTGCTGCTCTTAGAACTCGTCAGACTACAGAACTGGCAAATTCGATATTAAAACTGGATGAATCAAAAATCAAATTCTTCGACTCATTTTATCTGGCTCATCCCAAAACAATTTTAACCTTTCTTACAAAATTGGATAATTCTCCAGGTCAAATCATGATCGTTGGGCATAATCCTGCCATGGAACTGCTTATAAAAATTTTAACTGGAGAAACTCAGCGATTTCCTACTGCGGCTGTTGCTATTATCGATCTGGATATAGCAAATTGGAATAAATTGATAAAAAAGCAGAAATGTGGAATTTTGAAGCATCTCTGGAAACCTAAAAATTTGCGTAAAAAAATATTGACGGACTAATGAATGATATTAATTTTAAATACGATTATCGACCAGAAAGCTAGAGATCATTTTACAAATGTGATTGCAGAAAGAATTACCTTCGGAAGATCATATTTTGTCATGACTTTGGAAGACAATATCAACCTTGTTTCGGAATTCTCTCATCTTCTTCTTTCAGGATCGGAACTTTCTGCATCAAATGGAAGCGAATGGGATGGTAAGATTTTTACAGTTATCGAGCATTTTTTGAATCATGATAAACCAATCCTGGGAATCTGCCATGGCCATCAAATTATCGCAAAAGCAGTTTGCGGTGATGAAGCGGTTTGCAAAAGTGCAAATCCAGAATTTGGCTGGAAACAGATGAAAATCACAAAAAACCGCATTTTCAAGAAGATCTCTCAGCCAATTTTTCTGGAATCTCGATATGATGAAGTATGTTTTCTGGATGAAAAATTTGAAATAATTGCTATCAATGAAAGTTCTAAAATCCAGGCGTTCCAAATGAAGAACAAACCTGTCTGGGGAATTCAATTCCATCCTGAGATGCTTTGGGAAGATGGCAATAAAATGTTGGAAAATCACTTCTTACAAAATCCAGACGATAGAATTTTTTATAAAAACGAAATGGAAGATATCAATCTGATTAATTATAATCTGAACATCTTCAAAAACTTCTGGGATTGTTTGAGATGACTTTATTTCTTCTGGTTTAGATATTTGGCATTTTATTTGCATATTAGATGTATAAAATATTTGGAGGATCAATGAAAAAGTTGTTTATGGTTTTTTTTATTATATCCATTTTTTTATTAAATGCAGCTCCCACGACTCTAAATGAAGCAAGACAGAAAGCTGAAGAATTTTTAATAGTGAAAAATGTGACAAATCAAATTGATCAAATCGAGCAATTTACAAATAATCGAAATGTGAATATTGCTTTTCTGGCAAATTTATCTCCGCAAGGTTTCGTTTTGGTTTCGGCAGATAATGAAATCCATCCGATCCTGGCCTATTCTTTTTTGAACGATTTTACATCCGATCCAAATGAATTGGAAATTATGAAATACTGGCTGGGAAAAGTTACAGATTCGTATCTTGAAAAGTTAGATATGCAATTCAAGCAGAAGAACCAGCAGAAATGGAATAATATGCTGAGTACGGGAACACGTTTTGAACAATGGCCGCCAGCTGGAACGACACCAACAGGAGGCTGGCTGGAAACCAACTGGACTCAAAGTTATCCTTACAATCAGTTTTGTCCGATCGACCCTCAAAATTCTCAGCGTTGTGTAGCTGGTTGTCCTTCTATTGTCATGTCACAAATTTTGAATTTTCATCGTGAAATAAATCATACTCAACTTTCGGACGATGATGATTATCACATGTATAGTTCGGGAGCAAATAATTACATCATCGATGATGACAACCATGATCATGGATTTCTTTCCTATCCGGAATTGAACAATTATTTGAATCAGATTGAGGATGTTTATTCTGGCGAGGAATATCTTACTCCCGAACAATCTGCTGCTCTCGTTTTCGCTTGTGGTGCTGCCATCAAACAATCTTATGCTTCCAATATTTCAGGAAATTATTATGATCAACAGATCATCAATGCTTTTCGCAGATTCGGTTTTTATACAACCGATCTATTGTGGGAAGATGAACCTCATGTTTTCAAAAGATTAGCAGAAAACATGAAAGCGGCTCTTCCTGCCAGGTTGGGAATTCTGGCTCCGACGGCTGGACATCAAATTGTTGTGGATGGCTACAACACGGATGAAGAATATCATTTCAATTTTGGCTGGGGCGGCGGATATAACGGCTGGTACAGTTTCCCGCTCAGTGGAATGCCGTATCAATTGAATATGTTCGGTTCGGTAGATATCGATATCAATCAAACCTGGCAGAATTGCCCTGATTTTAACATTATTTCTCCGGAAGCTGGAACTGTTTTCAATACAGAATCAAATATGACGATACAAATTGAAGAAACTGGAATCACAGCAATTGATTCGATTGATTATTTTGTGGATAATGATTTGATTCAAACCGGTTTATACCCGATTGGCTGCAGTTTCGATCTGAGTATGCTGGGAAATGGAAATCATAAAATAACTGTGATAGCATATGCAGAAGATAATAAGCTACGTG includes these proteins:
- a CDS encoding T9SS type A sorting domain-containing protein codes for the protein MKKVVVLLVVLTLLAGALLAKGTCDQGRSEPTSAVFNPNVMQLVDETNDELKTNINQQVTGSRDWQVIKSEDFEGAWPNDWDCYSDATIDCYWSDNNDNSSVGSWSGWCADGGDDAPTEQIYPNDMNAWMVYGPFSLADAVDADIEYDLWYETESDYDYFKLMASIDGTNYYGLQWSGSSGGWQYENFDLTDVYTLGDLTGQPEVWIAYIFTSDYSINYEGAYVDEIYIWKDTGDELLMEDFSSGTFPPAGWSVMGDGQENWSEVGTDNAGGTVPELEFSWTPSFVGSSYFTSPVIATAGMNSVNLEYTHMLDDYDGAGYSIGIATTSNGGTTWNVASQVFPTGDIGPESVSLTINTPDVGSNNFQVAFWFDGDSFSLDYWYIDDIALFSGTEAGQIVQLTNQLNANYPNPFNPTTTISFSLVQPAYTILSIYNVKGELVKTLISDQLTANDHTVTWNGKDNTGKTAASGVYFYKLKSGNYTSSRKMLMLK
- a CDS encoding C10 family peptidase, which encodes MKKLFMVFFIISIFLLNAAPTTLNEARQKAEEFLIVKNVTNQIDQIEQFTNNRNVNIAFLANLSPQGFVLVSADNEIHPILAYSFLNDFTSDPNELEIMKYWLGKVTDSYLEKLDMQFKQKNQQKWNNMLSTGTRFEQWPPAGTTPTGGWLETNWTQSYPYNQFCPIDPQNSQRCVAGCPSIVMSQILNFHREINHTQLSDDDDYHMYSSGANNYIIDDDNHDHGFLSYPELNNYLNQIEDVYSGEEYLTPEQSAALVFACGAAIKQSYASNISGNYYDQQIINAFRRFGFYTTDLLWEDEPHVFKRLAENMKAALPARLGILAPTAGHQIVVDGYNTDEEYHFNFGWGGGYNGWYSFPLSGMPYQLNMFGSVDIDINQTWQNCPDFNIISPEAGTVFNTESNMTIQIEETGITAIDSIDYFVDNDLIQTGLYPIGCSFDLSMLGNGNHKITVIAYAEDNKLRAKSVDFEITRGNVIFEENFDGSWENNWELNTTNPDFTWQILENSLESFSETNSNSTHSATSLVAYANLNEVMISPEIQLPVADYLDWNFYVGFCDRYPNYPGITASISNDDGTSWTDLWQTANIGLEEWTWKYVSLDLTNYIGQTVKIKYTCSGFSYADVSIDGIRIIEPQEVQAQNNLVEPQIELTNYPNPFNPSTTISFNVTQTSSFATIGIYNLKSQKVKTLPVILSDAQHCIEECGKPLSYSVVWNGDDNYGNPVSSGIYFARLKSGKYSKSCKMLLMK
- a CDS encoding gamma-glutamyl-gamma-aminobutyrate hydrolase family protein (Members of this family of hydrolases with an active site Cys residue belong to MEROPS family C26.) translates to MILILNTIIDQKARDHFTNVIAERITFGRSYFVMTLEDNINLVSEFSHLLLSGSELSASNGSEWDGKIFTVIEHFLNHDKPILGICHGHQIIAKAVCGDEAVCKSANPEFGWKQMKITKNRIFKKISQPIFLESRYDEVCFLDEKFEIIAINESSKIQAFQMKNKPVWGIQFHPEMLWEDGNKMLENHFLQNPDDRIFYKNEMEDINLINYNLNIFKNFWDCLR
- a CDS encoding porin family protein — encoded protein: MKKVFVLLFCLVFAVSAFAFEQGTKTVGGWIGFESYKMNSDADPVNAIEIMPWGGYFVIDNVCVDVLLSYVNANSDAWDDPMTEFAFGLGGRYFYDKIYGGAGFMMESTDNGANKFSANYLAFYAGYLYPIAGNIYLDAGVLYEMGLGKYGGDWDDVDNEESGFDVGVGIDIFFK
- a CDS encoding histidine phosphatase family protein codes for the protein MKRIILMRHGKSSWKDAGLDDFDRPLKKRGRRDSPFMAEFLKNENLIPEMIFSSAALRTRQTTELANSILKLDESKIKFFDSFYLAHPKTILTFLTKLDNSPGQIMIVGHNPAMELLIKILTGETQRFPTAAVAIIDLDIANWNKLIKKQKCGILKHLWKPKNLRKKILTD